A genome region from Lytechinus pictus isolate F3 Inbred chromosome 14, Lp3.0, whole genome shotgun sequence includes the following:
- the LOC129276017 gene encoding forkhead box protein J3-like yields VDVGDIITQYKLQLEQSNSSHSLGHQQGAFNSSQGSLSSLNNNQQQQLNQQQQQQVLQQSQQQALQLSLGNSDWLNNLDLLKESVRVASSYNFSDLDLSQFAGLMESMKQADSKNWSLQPEQFADLAESLSNFFQQTGVAGYLNTSRGSGGGSAFSDSPHSSISNSTTGGGGFLMGSPPLLSPNSSHQSLGVPSPIMGHNLSPTMVPQPHQGSSPNMQRVVHHQSVLPRRTTDFPDDDIEDNFPWDTIA; encoded by the exons GTAGATGTTGGTGACATCATCACACAGTACAAGCTTCAACTGGAGCAATCAAACTCATCACATTCGTTGGGTCATCAACAGGGTGCCTTCAACAGCTCACAAGGTAGTCTCTCCTCGCTCAACAacaatcaacaacaacaactaaaccagcaacagcagcaacagGTCTTACAACAATCACAACAGCAAGCTCTTCAACTATCATTAG GAAATTCAGATTGGTTGAATAACCTTGACCTTCTGAAAGAGAGTGTACGTGTTGCGAGTAGCTACAACTTTTCAGATTTAGATTTATCACAATTTGCAG GTCTCATGGAGAGTATGAAGCAAGCTGACTCCAAGAACTGGTCATTGCAGCCTGAGCAGTTTGCTGATCTAGCAGAGTCGCTAAGTAACTTCTTCCAGCAAACGGGTGTAGCTGGGTATCTCAACACAAGTCGGGGTAGTGGCGGAG GAAGCGCATTCAGTGACAGTCCTCATAGCAGCATCTCTAACTCAACAACAGGAGGTGGTGGTTTCCTAATGGGTTCACCGCCCCTCCTTAGCCCAAACAGCAGCCACCAATCCCTAGGTGTTCCTTCACCGATCATGGGTCACAACCTTAGCCCAACCATGGTCCCTCAACCTCACCAAGGGTCATCGCCAAACATGCAACGGGTAGTCCATCACCAGAGCGTGCTGCCACGGCGCACCACCGACTTCCCCGATGATGACATTGAGGATAATTTCCCGTGGGACACAATCGCATAG